From Roseofilum reptotaenium CS-1145, the proteins below share one genomic window:
- a CDS encoding dynamin family protein, whose product MVTSSSPLDNLQDTIKRYLPDATEDQIKRFAHQVQRLRMLRDFFRDYPEEQEDFKDKLELAQKALKYKKPYRIAVIGKARTGKSTTINAILGRDLVLAQISGKPATGAALEIFFDAANSQDETAQVIYRDEVNIRSLVADFVSRYQAYKLDASTLTGNLDAGDAIALEKLQPAIQLPDQANRDFEELRLSLADIVRQYANNLGKELRKNFSLANRRDIEELMNLINENSDINSPGSLNRRIGLVKSVTYHIVPSEISDGVATLQLPKNVCLVDLPGLDGTPLHDIIISEGIKEADAVIFIQSPNGILTRGDGYLLDRSRKYISFEGNERAGERIFLVLNAKDSIMTDSREKQNILRRQMGELMELLVSNYAINFPTRGGDRPYFETSSWIAYYVQKKLKGEIVEDTNTYEAATLKLGVRGKSDREVLEASQIPKLVEELTKFAREHRIEGQIRDGKLALDSIIHTLRIKFKKDAQILNKEDTLYLKEKEEELLNERQEYQEKLVKNIRYIQEQRLGSLGNELQHIAQSICDRTDRAIKEKMPKLWKKSFFGLPDPLTHKNIAKPIYEYPLSQAQIALWSELNNQVPLMADHLIRVYTETMDNSQIAEKICNGCYGYVEFSRVKSTIKETIDGKMGHILPEIASRIAMTRMTDPACYFTAESADGQPDKKQLFASIAQVPPQANVKLDDFSPFITEMRKLYESFVSQYCIIGLLNVYRYEMIEIEVLLLNYIKGIFQKIRYSDDSVLKAKINESLSDDPEWKRLDIIKQKLAILETIES is encoded by the coding sequence ATGGTTACCTCATCATCCCCTTTAGACAATTTACAGGACACCATTAAAAGATATTTGCCTGATGCTACTGAGGATCAGATCAAACGTTTTGCCCATCAAGTTCAGCGACTGCGAATGCTGCGAGATTTTTTCAGAGATTATCCTGAAGAACAAGAAGACTTTAAAGATAAGCTGGAACTTGCCCAAAAAGCCCTTAAATACAAAAAGCCTTACCGTATAGCTGTGATTGGCAAGGCAAGAACTGGGAAAAGCACAACGATTAACGCCATCTTAGGACGCGATTTAGTCCTGGCACAAATATCAGGCAAGCCCGCAACCGGAGCCGCTTTAGAAATTTTCTTTGACGCAGCTAATTCTCAAGATGAAACAGCCCAAGTTATTTACCGTGATGAAGTCAATATTCGTAGTTTGGTAGCAGATTTTGTCAGTCGCTATCAAGCATATAAACTTGACGCATCTACACTGACTGGCAATCTTGATGCAGGTGATGCCATAGCACTTGAAAAGTTACAGCCAGCCATTCAACTTCCCGATCAAGCAAACAGAGATTTTGAGGAGTTACGGCTGAGTTTGGCAGATATTGTTAGACAGTATGCCAATAATCTTGGAAAGGAATTGCGTAAGAATTTTTCTCTTGCCAACAGAAGAGACATTGAAGAATTGATGAATTTAATTAATGAAAATAGCGACATCAACAGCCCTGGTTCTTTGAATCGTCGAATCGGCTTAGTCAAGTCCGTTACCTATCACATTGTGCCAAGTGAGATCTCTGATGGAGTCGCCACACTACAATTGCCTAAGAATGTATGTTTAGTTGACTTACCAGGGCTTGATGGCACTCCCCTACACGATATTATTATCAGCGAAGGAATTAAAGAAGCTGATGCTGTAATTTTTATTCAAAGCCCAAACGGGATTCTCACTCGTGGCGATGGTTATCTGCTTGATAGATCGCGAAAGTATATTAGCTTTGAAGGAAATGAACGAGCTGGCGAGCGGATATTCCTAGTCCTCAATGCTAAAGATAGCATTATGACAGACAGCCGAGAGAAACAGAATATTCTACGGAGACAGATGGGCGAGTTGATGGAGTTGTTGGTTTCCAATTATGCGATAAATTTTCCAACTCGCGGGGGAGATCGTCCCTATTTTGAGACATCTTCTTGGATTGCGTACTACGTTCAAAAGAAACTTAAAGGAGAGATAGTTGAAGATACTAACACTTATGAAGCCGCCACCCTCAAACTAGGTGTTCGAGGAAAAAGCGATCGCGAAGTCCTAGAAGCCAGTCAAATTCCCAAGCTGGTAGAAGAATTGACTAAGTTTGCCCGCGAACATCGCATTGAGGGACAAATTCGCGACGGGAAATTGGCTTTAGATAGTATCATTCATACGCTGAGAATAAAATTCAAAAAAGATGCACAAATTCTCAACAAAGAAGATACATTATACCTGAAAGAAAAAGAAGAAGAGTTGCTGAATGAACGACAAGAATACCAGGAAAAATTAGTTAAAAATATCCGATATATTCAAGAACAACGCCTAGGAAGTTTAGGCAACGAACTACAACATATAGCCCAATCAATTTGCGATCGTACCGATCGAGCCATCAAAGAAAAAATGCCTAAACTGTGGAAAAAAAGTTTTTTCGGTTTACCCGATCCTCTCACTCACAAAAATATTGCCAAGCCCATTTACGAATATCCACTAAGTCAGGCTCAAATAGCTCTTTGGTCTGAACTTAATAATCAAGTGCCATTAATGGCAGATCACTTAATTCGAGTTTACACTGAGACTATGGACAACTCCCAGATCGCAGAAAAAATTTGCAATGGTTGCTACGGCTATGTAGAATTTTCTCGAGTCAAATCAACAATCAAAGAAACAATAGATGGAAAAATGGGTCATATTCTCCCTGAAATAGCAAGTCGTATTGCTATGACCCGAATGACCGATCCAGCTTGTTATTTTACCGCTGAAAGTGCTGATGGTCAACCTGACAAAAAGCAACTTTTTGCTAGTATTGCTCAAGTTCCACCTCAGGCCAATGTAAAGCTTGATGATTTCAGTCCATTTATTACAGAAATGCGGAAATTGTATGAATCTTTCGTGTCTCAATATTGCATCATTGGACTGTTGAATGTCTATCGATACGAAATGATTGAGATTGAGGTTTTATTATTGAACTACATCAAAGGCATTTTTCAGAAAATCCGCTATTCAGACGATTCAGTTTTGAAGGCAAAAATCAACGAAAGTCTTAGTGACGATCCTGAATGGAAACGCCTTGATATTATAAAACAAAAACTGGCTATCCTCGAAACGATCGAATCCTAA
- a CDS encoding VWD domain-containing protein: MKYLWVTLISLVLVITSSWIKRSIAVALCGILGFNSNACFWAQQNRAVAIQPPAYNLAQGIDIFRNDGEAPPPQSGDIDIFRNDGGSSPPPPAPSAPGGIDIFRNPDVNQPNSPIPQPEIPNTPQSQVEEESLDGIWLYSMYTSPSVDSMLLRTPIRITQTADDLIIELCENDCGDFEISENYFKEKELQPESLVIEDNFFYTETTESIDSSLLLGDMKSIDSDNHLYFAIEKIASFTSQNKNTQKTLNQLTESTYLNYSTGETSNELDRNFKIASACPNINALIGKGKEFYKKVSQETIQRNRAMKEVAKDQERGGQELARRKIASDTYHRNSIEEFSRWLNDPFKNPLRDPPLRPFKESINNVKYNKTLSNCLVRQLSRSSKSINLRLLGRVGLRGARLGLRVLGRLALPLLLLDLALTAYEFCVANPETCERIGQNIAQGLERFGSLFKGSSYGDPHLVTFDGFRYSFQTVGEFILAKSVGGDFEVQTRQGAIPGRDVSLNTGAAMKIGRDRIAFYSKFFPDSDTSTPLRVNGRPTRISGNSLSLPGGGAIYKQGGRNYLVKWPSGEEVAIRFIQMSGSEYMNVTPHVLSSPPGQFTGLLGNLNGNPGDDLRTRNGNVLPSKSSYGQVRDVVTRIVPIPGAIPVRRIENAVFNQLYKNFGNSWRISQSESLFDYAPGQTTETFTDKSFPKRYKTMDMLSAQQIREAEQTCLEAGVEPDLLEGCIFDVGFTGDRSFAQAAASALNIIDQLNDIVPGGVPIPRPRLPIPIPGLPF; the protein is encoded by the coding sequence TTAGTCATTACTAGCTCCTGGATAAAGCGAAGTATCGCCGTAGCTTTATGTGGCATTCTAGGATTTAACTCGAATGCTTGTTTTTGGGCACAACAAAACCGAGCAGTTGCCATTCAACCCCCAGCGTATAATCTTGCTCAAGGCATTGATATTTTTCGCAATGATGGTGAAGCTCCACCCCCACAATCTGGCGACATTGATATTTTCCGCAACGATGGAGGAAGTTCTCCACCTCCCCCCGCACCCTCTGCTCCTGGAGGTATTGATATTTTCAGGAATCCCGATGTGAATCAACCGAATTCACCAATTCCTCAACCGGAAATACCTAATACTCCTCAATCTCAAGTTGAAGAAGAGAGTTTAGACGGTATATGGCTATACAGCATGTATACCAGTCCATCAGTTGATTCTATGTTGCTTAGAACTCCCATCAGAATCACCCAAACTGCTGACGATCTCATAATCGAATTATGTGAAAACGATTGTGGTGATTTTGAAATATCTGAAAATTACTTTAAAGAAAAAGAATTACAACCCGAGTCATTGGTTATTGAAGATAATTTTTTCTATACTGAAACAACAGAAAGTATAGATAGTAGTCTTTTGTTGGGGGATATGAAATCAATTGACAGTGACAATCATCTTTATTTTGCTATAGAAAAGATTGCCTCCTTCACATCCCAAAATAAGAACACACAAAAAACATTGAATCAATTGACAGAAAGCACTTATTTAAATTATTCAACTGGAGAAACATCAAATGAACTAGATCGTAATTTTAAGATTGCATCTGCTTGTCCGAACATAAATGCATTGATAGGAAAAGGAAAAGAGTTTTACAAGAAAGTTTCACAAGAAACGATACAAAGAAATAGGGCAATGAAGGAGGTAGCGAAAGACCAAGAACGTGGAGGTCAAGAACTGGCGAGAAGAAAGATCGCATCTGACACCTATCACAGGAATTCAATAGAGGAATTTTCTAGATGGCTAAACGATCCATTTAAAAATCCCTTAAGAGATCCTCCTTTAAGACCTTTCAAGGAATCAATTAACAATGTAAAATATAACAAAACACTTTCTAATTGCTTAGTTAGACAATTGAGTAGATCTTCCAAATCTATAAACTTAAGACTTTTAGGTAGAGTAGGTTTAAGAGGAGCCAGATTAGGTTTAAGAGTATTAGGTCGCCTTGCTTTACCTTTACTATTGCTTGATTTAGCACTAACTGCTTATGAGTTCTGTGTTGCCAACCCTGAAACTTGTGAGCGCATAGGACAGAATATTGCACAGGGGTTAGAACGTTTTGGAAGTCTATTCAAAGGTTCCAGTTATGGAGATCCTCATTTGGTTACCTTTGATGGGTTCCGATATAGCTTCCAAACGGTGGGAGAATTTATCTTAGCCAAGTCTGTGGGGGGAGACTTTGAGGTGCAAACCCGTCAGGGAGCGATACCGGGACGAGATGTGTCACTGAATACGGGAGCAGCGATGAAGATAGGGCGCGATCGCATCGCATTTTATAGTAAATTCTTCCCAGACTCGGATACCAGTACCCCCCTGCGCGTCAACGGTAGACCCACCAGAATCTCCGGTAACTCCCTCTCCCTACCCGGTGGAGGCGCAATTTATAAACAGGGAGGTCGAAATTATCTCGTCAAATGGCCCTCTGGAGAAGAAGTCGCCATCCGCTTCATTCAAATGTCCGGTTCTGAATATATGAACGTCACTCCCCACGTTCTCAGTTCGCCTCCCGGTCAATTTACCGGACTATTAGGTAACCTCAATGGCAATCCTGGTGATGACTTACGAACCCGAAACGGCAACGTTCTTCCCTCCAAATCCAGTTACGGACAAGTGCGAGATGTGGTCACCCGAATCGTTCCCATTCCCGGCGCTATTCCCGTTCGTCGCATTGAAAATGCCGTCTTCAATCAACTCTATAAGAACTTTGGCAATAGCTGGCGCATTAGTCAAAGCGAATCCCTCTTTGATTATGCCCCCGGTCAAACCACAGAAACCTTTACCGATAAGAGCTTCCCCAAACGCTATAAAACCATGGATATGCTCTCTGCTCAACAAATCCGAGAAGCCGAACAAACCTGTTTAGAAGCAGGAGTCGAACCCGACTTATTGGAAGGCTGTATCTTCGATGTTGGCTTTACGGGCGACCGAAGCTTTGCCCAAGCTGCCGCCAGCGCCTTAAATATCATCGACCAACTCAATGATATTGTCCCCGGTGGCGTGCCTATTCCCAGACCGAGATTACCGATTCCCATTCCCGGTTTACCGTTTTAA